The Haloarcula limicola region TCGCCGCGGATATGGATGGTTCCACTGGTCTGTTGCAGGACGCCACTGATTATCTTAATCAGAGTTGACTTGCCAGCACCGTTGTCGCCGACCAGCGCGAGAACCTCGTTCTCCTCGATACCGAATGAGACGTCCTCTAGCGCCTGAATCTGCCCGAACTGCTTCGAGATACCATTTAGTTCGATAACACTGCTCATAGGAAGCTTCCCTCCTCATCTCTGTCACGGAGCGCAACGGCTGCGATGATAACAACGCCACGGATGAGCTGCTGCCAGCTAGATCCAAAGCCTAGCAGCGTGAGACCGTTGTCAATGACGCTGATTAGCAACGCGCCGAGTATCGTCCCCGCAATGCTTCCGCGTCCACCGAACAACGAGGTCCCACCGATGATGACGGCGGCAATGACCGCGAGTTCGATTCCTGAGGCCATATCCGCACGGGCTGCACCGAGTCGGCCGATAAACAGCAGGCCAGCGATACCAGCGGCTAGTCCAGCCAGCGCCAGTGTCATAATCTTCACGCGGTCAGTGTTGATACCCGAGTAGCGGGCTGCCTGTTCAGAGTCACCGGTAGCGTAAACATGGCGGCCAAACCGTGTCCGCCAGAGTGCGACACCCGCGACGATTGCCAGCCCCAGCGCCCACAGAATGAGCGTTGGAACTGGGCCGACTGTCCCACCAAACACCGTCTCGAAAGCAGGATTTCGGACAATAATTGGTTCCTGCTGGGAAACGATAAACGCGGCCCCGCGTGCGATGCCTAGCGTACCGATAGTCACGATAAACGACGGAATCCCGAACCGAATGGTCACGAGCCCATTCATAACCCCGAAGCCGAATCCGACTGCTAGCCCGACGACTGCGCCGGCAAACGGGCCGACAGCGTTGATCACCAGCCCGGCCGAAACAGCGCTCAGCGCCATCACGCCGCCAATAGAGACGTCTATCTCCGCGCTGATGATGACATAGGTCATCCCTAGTCCGAGGACGATAACGATAGCCGTCTGTCTGATGATATTCACGAAGTTCCCGACAGAGAAGAAAACAGGACTAGCTACGCCAAAGATGGCACCAAGGAGCACGATGGCGCCGACCAAGAGTCCGAGTTCACCGAACCGTCCCAGTCGCTCGCTGACGACTTGACTGATCTCTGAAGTTGAGGTAGCTGCCATCAGTATGTTACTCGAAGTGTTTTGTGACCTTTTCAGGTGGTTCTTCCTTCAAGATTTTCGGGTACATCTCCAGCAGATTCTGTCGTGCCACCGGCGGCGATGGCAGGCCGATGTACGGTGGGGTTTCCTTCCCAAGGAACGCCTTCGCCATCATGTCGACTTCGGTTAGTCCCTGCGCGTACGGTTGTTGTGATCCTACACCCTTGAGTGGGGACCGTTCGGCCATTAATACGGCGCTTCGGGTCCCCAAGTCACATGATGTGACTGGGATGTCTGCGCTCTGCTGGCGGATAGCTTGGATTGCCTGTGCGCCGGGTGCATCAACCCATGGCGCCCAGAGACCCGCGGCGTCGGGGTTGGCCGTCAGTGCGTCCTGTGCAACTTGTAGGACTTTGCCAGTGTCGGTGAATCCGTACTGCTCCAATTGATAGTTGCCGCTCTCTTCAAGGACCTGCTTTGCTCCCGTTTCCCGTTCATCGACGACATAGAACGGGACATCATACGTGAGGAAGATGATTTTCCCGGAATCGACGAGTTCGGTCATCATTCGGCCGCCGATAGTCCCCATTCCACGGTTGTCAGCCGCTACGAGGCCCGCATAATCCGAGGGATGTTGAAATCCCTCCGGGACATTATCCATGAAGACGAGCTCCTTGCCAGCGTCAAGAACGGCCTGATAGGCGTCAGTCGTCGCCGCTGTGTCAGTTGGAATAGAGAATACACCGTCAACGTTGTCCTTCTCTGCAACCGTCTGTAGGACGTTGCTTTGCTTTTCTGGTGAAAAGTCGGGATAGTGGATACCCGTAATGTTCATCCCCAGTTCACCGGCGCGCTTCTTGATAGCCTCGCGTTGGAGCCTGACCCAGGTATCACCTTTGTAATGGAATACAATCTCAACGTTGAATTCTTGGTTTTTAACTTCCGAAACCTCGGAGTCGGAAAGCGCGACCGATTTCGGCGGACTTGCCTCCGTTCCGTTTGGACCTTGGCCGACTAGCCCTTTGGGATCTATCGCGTCGAGATCGAATAGTGGCCCGTCACTGGCGGTGCTACCACTCGTGCTGCCGCCACCACTATCAGTTGTTCCGTCACCACCATCACTACCATCTCCAGAACAGCCAGCAATCCCGATACCAACACCGGTGGCACCAATACGTTGCAAGAATTTGCGACGATTGTATCTACTTGTCATATTCTCGCCTCAAGAGTCGTGTTTGAGATAACCGTATTTATAATTTTTGTTATTGCAGGTAGTTCGGGTTCCGGTAAGCGAGAATTCTGCACACAAGAACAAGGCGTATCCTTTTGTCGTCTGTCACTCTAGGATCGTCGTTATTCAGTCGTCTACGTAGGTCCATCACGTCCAAAAAATCTATTAGCTGACCGTGACAACCACGAGCCAATGAAAACAGTACTCTCTGGAAACCCAGTCGGTAAAGGACCCAACGGAGCATCCCCGATGTCAGCCGAACAGGTAGCTCTTTCAGGGGATGACATTGAGAGGCTTCGCCGCGGCGACTACACGGTCGCTATTGTCTTTCATTATCTCAAAACAGATTACGTACGACTGCAGCGGGAGGGACTCGAAGAGCGATTCGAGGAACTCGGGATTACTGTTGAAGGTGTCTACGGGGCGGACTTCGATGCGACCAAACAGACCGAGGTTCTCAACACGCTCGCGGAGCGCGACATTGACGCGCTCGTCTCGATCCCAATAGACGAGATTGCGACGGCTGACGCCTACCGAAACGTCGCGGAATCAGGAACGGATATCGTCTTTATAGACAACGTTCCACAGGGGTTCGAACACCCCACAGACTACGCCGGGACCGTCTCGTCGGACAACCGGGGATTAGGCATCTTTGCTGGTCGTTTTCTCCGTGACACTGTCGTCAGGGGGGAGGTCGGCATAATCAAACTGGATGCCCCGTTCTATGTGACTTCGGCGCGAGAAGGTGGGGCACGCGAGATCCTTGAAGCGGCGGAAGACATCGAACTCGTCGCCGAAGCTGGATTCACCGATCCCGACGATGTCTACGAACTTACCGAAGAGATGCTGGTTTCAAATCCCGACATTGAGGGCCTGTTCGTGAGTTGGGGTGATCCACCGGGAATGCAGGCGGCTGCCGCCGTCTCTGACCTCGGGATGGACCACGTCTCTATTACGACGACAGACCTGAGTGTGGAAACGACGAAGAGTATCGCTAGCGACGGGCCAATAATTGCCACTGGCGGTCAGTTCCCATACCAACAAGGGCAGATCGAGGCCAATATGATCGGAAATTCGCTACTGGCGAACAGCACCCCTCCGTTCATCGCCTCAGGTGTCCTCCCGATTCACCGCGGGAACCTCCTCGACCTGTATCCAAAGTACTTCCAGACTGACCCCCCAGAAGAGATTACGGCCTACTTCAACCAGTAACGCTCTGGAATCTGTCTGTCACCGTGTTTCCTCCTAGCGAACGTCGCTGATTTCCCTATATTCGTAACATCGGTACGTTCGTTATCCGACCTCAAGCGGGTTCGGCAGCGTAATAACACATGTACCTACATTATTTCTAACTTCTAAGCACGACAGCGACACTCACTACCCTCCTTCGACTTGTCCCCCAGCTCGGAGCGAATGACACGACAGTGTTCTCTGCGAGGAAACGACTAGCACTGTTCGTCGAGCATAGTTTCACCGTACCAATATGCGATCACGGAGGTATCTATCCGTGTCACCTGTTCCCGCGGCTGTATGGTACCATACAGTTATTCGCTGCTCGCGAACCCCTGCTGTATCAGGTTCTACGGTTCGACTGTTCCTTCTCAGCAGTAGCTACGGCACACATTTCTCGTGTAATCCGTGAGGACGAACTCCGCAAGCGTCGGGAATCTATGTCGTTTCGGAACGAGTTGGCGTAAAAGACCGGTGCGGGTCAGCCTGCGATTCCGCCACCCTGGACCGATCTGTCCTCGGGGACGGTCCGCGTCCGCACCGCCTCACCTGTCTCCGTCTCGAAGAGATGGAGTCGGTCGTCAGGGAACCGCATTACGACAGTTTCTCCAGCGGTGAACACCCGCTCGCCCTCAACTGTCGCGGTGATTTCCGTCGTGCCGACGGTCAGGTAGACGTACGAAAGGTCGCCCATCGGTTCTACGACATCGACTGTCGCCTCGATAGCGTCGGCTTCCTCGGTTGCCCCCTTTTCCAGTATGACGTCTTCGGGCCTGATACCAAGTGTGACTGACTGCATCCCACCGATCGTGTCGGTGAGCGATGGCATAACTGGGAGGGTGAACGAATCGTGTCGGAGTGTCTCGCCGTCCACGGACATGTCGAGGAAGTTCATCGACGGCGATCCGATGAACCCTGCGACAAATCGGTTCGCCGGTGCGTAGTAACACTCTAGCGGTGACCCTATCTGCTGCAGTTCGCCATCGTTGAGGATAGCGATTCGGTCCGCCATCGTCATCGCCTCTGTCTGGTCGTGGGTCACGTAGACTGTCGTCGTCCCCAGTTCCGACTGGAGACTCTGGAGTTCGGTCCGCATCTGCGTCCGGAGCTTCGCGTCCAGGTTTGACAACGGCTCGTCCATGAGGAACACCGCCGGGTCGCGGACGATCGCCCGTCCGAGCGCAACTCGCTGTTGCTGGCCGCCGGAGAGTTCCCCGGGCCGCTTCTCCAGTAGCGGTTCGATGCCCATCAACTCGGCCGCGGACTCGACGCGGTCTTCGATTTCGGAGTCAGTGTACTCGCCGGACATCTTCAGTCCGAACGACATGTTTTCCCGAGCGGTCATGTGGGGGTACAGTGCGTAGTTCTGGAACACCATCGCGATGTTGCGCTCACGAGGATTCTTGTCCGTGACTATGTCGTCGCCGATAGCGATAGTCCCTTCACTCACAGATTCGAGGCCGGCGATACACCGCAGGGTCGTGGATTTCCCACAGCCCGACGGGCCGACGAGGACGAGGAACTCGCCGTCACGTATCTCGATGTCGAGGTCAGAGACAGCGACGATGTCTCCACCGTCGTCATCGTACACCTTCCTCATCCGATCGATAGTAACAGACGCCATGGGTTATTCCAGCATTGCGGAGAGGTTCTCGCGAGTGGTGTATGCCGCTTCGTCGGGGTCGAGATGGCCACCGAATATCTCTGCGGTATAGTGACCATCGTAGCCGATGTCGTCCAACTTGTCGAACATCGCGCGGAAGGAAAGGTCGCCCTCACCCGGCGGGAGTCGGTCGGTGTCAGCAAGGTGCAGGTGGGCGAGGTCCTCGCCCAGTTCCTCGATGTACGCGGCTGGGGACTCCCCCCGGTGAGTGGCGTGTGCGGTGTCCATCATCGCCGCCGCGCTGGGGGAGTCGACCTCTTCCAGCAGTCGCAGCTGCTGTTGGGTCGTCTCGATGAGGTTGACGTCGGCAGCGTTGGCCTCGATAGCGATCGTCTTACCGCTTTTCTCAGCGGCGTCGAGAACGTCCTCGAGAATATTACGCTGATTGGCCCACGCATCTTCGAAGCGTTGCCCCTGTAATCGCCACCCGCCGACCCAGATGACCGTATCGCTATCGAAGGCTTCGGCGACGTCGAGACAGCCCATGTAATGCTCGCGAGCTGCCGCCCGTTCTTCTTCGAGCGGGCTTGCCGGGTTGGGACCGGGCCCACCGCCCAGTGCTGGACAAATGCTCGAAACCGTCAGATCGCTCGCGTCCAATCGTTCCTGAATCGATGCCTGACGGTCGTCATTCATGTACTGTGGCCACGCGTGTGGCGATGCGGCGCCGAACTCGATAGAGTCGAACCCCGCGTCGTCAACGTGGTCGATCGTGTCTTCCAGCGTGTAACTCGGTGTCCATACTGGGAAACTAGCGTACAGCCAAGTGTTGATGCCTAGTCGAACCATCGCACGTATGAGATGCTGACCCATCGTATATAAATATTTTCCAGTAAGGTGGATTGTACCCAAACAATTATATACTAATATTGGTATCGCTTAGGTATGCGTCGCAGTGACAGCCAGCGCACAGTAGAGAGTACAACGAAGACTACCGCCAGCCACCGCCGGACGTTCTTGAAAGGCAGCGCCGCCGGTGCGGCCGCACTCCTCTCGGGGTGTATCGGTTGGGGAGACAATGGGAATGGTAGTGGCGATGGAGGGACGGGGACGGGCGGAACCGTGACCGACGGCAGCGGTGACGAAGACCTCGCGGGGACGACCATCAACATGCTGGAGTACGCCGCCGCGCAGGCGGAGGCGACCCAGCAGGTCCTGCCGCAGTTCGAGGAGGAGACAGGTATCACTGTCAACTTAGAGACGGCGCCCTACGGCGACCTCATCTCTAAACAGTTCACGTCACTCGAAGGCTCCTCCGGGAGCTACGACGTCATCGACGTCGACGTCCCGTACTGGCCCGCATTCGTCAGTAACGACTGGATCCAGCCACTGAACAACCGCCTCGCCCAGAGTGACTTACCACAGTCAGACTTTCTCCAGCGCGTTTGGGACGATACCGTCGTCTGGGGAACCCCTGATGACTACCTGAACCTCGAAGCGGGCAACATCATGGGCATCCCGTATCAGCCCAACGTCCTCACGCTGTACTACCGGAAAGACCTGTACAACGAGGCCGGACTCTCGCCGCCACAGACCCTCGCAGACTACCAGCGGGTCGCACGAGAACTGACTGACCCCGACCAGAACCGCTACGGCATGGCGATGATGGCCAAAGAACACGAATCGCTCCTCGTTGAGTGGAAGAGCATGCTGTATGCCCGCGGCGGTCGGTTTTTCGAGGGCGAGACTATCGAGGACGCACCATTCGGTATCAGTGAGTCGTGGAATCCCGTCTTCGACAACCAGACTGCCATAGATACGCTGAAGTACTACAAAGAACTCGTCGAGGCGGACTACACGCCTGACGGCGTCACAAGCTGGGACTGGACGGACGTCACGCAGAACTTCATCCAGGGACGCCTCGCCACCGGGCAAGCGTTCTCCAGTACGGCCCGCGTCGCAAACGACCCCGAACAGTCAGAAGTTGCAGGTAAGGTCGGCTACGCCCCCTACCCCGGCTCTGACATCTCTGGAACCATGCTTCGACGTCCACACTACGGGACGTGGTCGCTCGCCATCCCAAAGAATTCACAGAAGAAACGCGCCGCGTGGCGGTTCATCGAGTGGCTCTCCAGTACGGACGTGCAGATTGAGCGCGCTCGCTACGGGGCTCAGCCGAGTCGTCAGTCCGCGTACGACCACCTCACCCAGTCGGGCAACGAAGTGTTCCAGACCTCGCCCGCATTCTTCCAAGCATTGTACGAGGGACTCACGGAGTACGGTATCGGCCGACCAAAAATCAAAGGTTACTTCGAGTGGTCCAGCACGATGCAGAAGTGGCTGACCCGTTCGATTACCCAGGGCATGGATCCACAGAAGGCTCTGTCGAACGCCGCCGACGATACCCGCCAGCTCTTGGAAGAACAAGGCTACTGAAACCGATGTCGATAGACACATTCCCGTCGCTCCGCGGGGTCACGTGGCAGTCTGCTGACCGTCGGACTGTATTCAAGTATGGGATGGTCCTCCCGGCATTCCTCTACGCTGTCGCGTGGATCGTCTATCCGATGGTGTTTCTCCTCAGGCTGAGTCTCTCAGAGGGCGTTGGCGGTGCGTTCGTCGGGATAGAGAACTATGTCGATGTGATTCTTAGCCCCTCGTTCCACGACGCTGTCGTCGCAACCCTGCTGTTCGCGGTGCCGTCGGTCGGTCTCGAAATCCTCTTTGGGACCGCACTCGCGATGGCGTACAACTCTGTTAACCGGTTCGAGCGGTCGATCCAGACCGTCCTTCTATTGCCGATGGTGCTGAGTACGTTCGCTGTCGGGCTGATGTTCCGGTGGTTCTTCAGTTCGAACCTCGGTATCATCAACCACTTGTTCGGCACTGTCGGTTTGCCGGAACCGGTGTGGCTCAGTGATCCGCAACTAGCGATGGTCACCGTCATTGTTGCTGATGTCTGGCAGTGGACGCCGTTCGTGTTCGTGCTGGTGTACGCCGGCCTCCAAACAATTCCGGTGAGCCTCATCGAGGCGGCCAAGATAGACGGTGCAACCCGACTCCAGCGGTTTCGGTACATTATCCTTCCACAGCTGTATCCCGTGTTGCTAGTGACTGCGCTCATCCGTCTCATCATGGCGTTCAAGGGAGGTGACAAGATATTCGCGATGACCGGTGGCGGCCCCGGCGGGTCGACGAAGACGCTCACGATGCTCATCTACGAGAACGCTTTTTCATTCCTCAACACTGCGAACGCGGCCGCGATGTCGTTCCTGTTCCTGGTGTTCATCATCCTCGTGAGCAACGTATTCATCGCCGCACTCTCACGAGTTAACGAGGCGAGATAACTATGAGTACGACATCCCCACTCGATACGGACGCACTGCTCGATAGAATCGGAACGCTATTCGTCGCACTCGCGGCGCTCGTGGCGCTGTTCCCCATCTACTGGATACTCACCCGCTCAGTGATGACGACACGTACCTCGTTCCGACTGCCACCCATCTGGATTCCGAAGACGGTCACGCTCGACGCGTATGAGTCCATTCTGATTCAGGGTGCGTACTTCGACTACGTTGTCAACAGTCTCGTCGCGACGCTCATCGCCGTCGTCGTCGGCTTGCTACTGGGAATCCCTGCGACATACGTCATCGTTCGGTACGATTTCGGACTGAATCTCGACCACCATCTGGGATTTTTCTTCCTCTCTATCTTCATGCTCCCGCCTATCGTCGCGACTATTCCGTATTTCAACATCTTCCGCGCCCTCGGATCACTGGACAGCAGTCTCTGGCTCGGTCTCGTGTACGCTGTGTTTACGCTTCCACTCATCGTCTGGTTCACCCGTGGGTTCATCGATGATATCCCCGACAGCCTCGGTGAAGCCGCCGAAGTCGACGGCGCGACTCATCTTCAGACGTTCTATCACATCTATCTCCCGCTCATTAAGCCGGGTGTCGGTGCCGCCGCCATCATCAGCTTCATCCTTACTTGGAACGAGTATTTCTTCGCTCTCGTACTGACCCGGACGGAGGCGAAAACACTCCCCGTCGCCACTACCGAATTTGTCGGCCAGTACAACATCGCGTGGAACGAACTCTCGGCCGGTATTGTCATCACGATCGCACCCGTTGCGGTGTTCCTGCTGGTGACGCAGCGGTACATTATCTCTGGATTGACCAAAGGAGCAGTCAAGGAATGACTGCCTACGACAGTTGATTTGATAGCGTTGGCCGATAACCCGTACGGTATTACCGTTTCTCTAACGTGCTCGTTGGAACGGGCCTTCAATATCACCCTTTGGGGACTTCGAACCAGGTAGCAGTGTCTCCTATTGGAATCCGCTGCAAACAGTGGGGGAAGTGGTGGGGAGTGGTGGTGGTGACGACGGTGGACTGATATCACCGAACCCATGACTGACATGTCGGGGAGACCGTCACCGTGGACACTCATTCCGAGTATCCACTTCTCTCTCGAGAGCCCAACTAT contains the following coding sequences:
- a CDS encoding substrate-binding domain-containing protein, with the protein product MTSRYNRRKFLQRIGATGVGIGIAGCSGDGSDGGDGTTDSGGGSTSGSTASDGPLFDLDAIDPKGLVGQGPNGTEASPPKSVALSDSEVSEVKNQEFNVEIVFHYKGDTWVRLQREAIKKRAGELGMNITGIHYPDFSPEKQSNVLQTVAEKDNVDGVFSIPTDTAATTDAYQAVLDAGKELVFMDNVPEGFQHPSDYAGLVAADNRGMGTIGGRMMTELVDSGKIIFLTYDVPFYVVDERETGAKQVLEESGNYQLEQYGFTDTGKVLQVAQDALTANPDAAGLWAPWVDAPGAQAIQAIRQQSADIPVTSCDLGTRSAVLMAERSPLKGVGSQQPYAQGLTEVDMMAKAFLGKETPPYIGLPSPPVARQNLLEMYPKILKEEPPEKVTKHFE
- a CDS encoding ABC transporter ATP-binding protein — protein: MASVTIDRMRKVYDDDGGDIVAVSDLDIEIRDGEFLVLVGPSGCGKSTTLRCIAGLESVSEGTIAIGDDIVTDKNPRERNIAMVFQNYALYPHMTARENMSFGLKMSGEYTDSEIEDRVESAAELMGIEPLLEKRPGELSGGQQQRVALGRAIVRDPAVFLMDEPLSNLDAKLRTQMRTELQSLQSELGTTTVYVTHDQTEAMTMADRIAILNDGELQQIGSPLECYYAPANRFVAGFIGSPSMNFLDMSVDGETLRHDSFTLPVMPSLTDTIGGMQSVTLGIRPEDVILEKGATEEADAIEATVDVVEPMGDLSYVYLTVGTTEITATVEGERVFTAGETVVMRFPDDRLHLFETETGEAVRTRTVPEDRSVQGGGIAG
- a CDS encoding ABC transporter permease, with the protein product MAATSTSEISQVVSERLGRFGELGLLVGAIVLLGAIFGVASPVFFSVGNFVNIIRQTAIVIVLGLGMTYVIISAEIDVSIGGVMALSAVSAGLVINAVGPFAGAVVGLAVGFGFGVMNGLVTIRFGIPSFIVTIGTLGIARGAAFIVSQQEPIIVRNPAFETVFGGTVGPVPTLILWALGLAIVAGVALWRTRFGRHVYATGDSEQAARYSGINTDRVKIMTLALAGLAAGIAGLLFIGRLGAARADMASGIELAVIAAVIIGGTSLFGGRGSIAGTILGALLISVIDNGLTLLGFGSSWQQLIRGVVIIAAVALRDRDEEGSFL
- a CDS encoding ABC transporter substrate-binding protein produces the protein MRRSDSQRTVESTTKTTASHRRTFLKGSAAGAAALLSGCIGWGDNGNGSGDGGTGTGGTVTDGSGDEDLAGTTINMLEYAAAQAEATQQVLPQFEEETGITVNLETAPYGDLISKQFTSLEGSSGSYDVIDVDVPYWPAFVSNDWIQPLNNRLAQSDLPQSDFLQRVWDDTVVWGTPDDYLNLEAGNIMGIPYQPNVLTLYYRKDLYNEAGLSPPQTLADYQRVARELTDPDQNRYGMAMMAKEHESLLVEWKSMLYARGGRFFEGETIEDAPFGISESWNPVFDNQTAIDTLKYYKELVEADYTPDGVTSWDWTDVTQNFIQGRLATGQAFSSTARVANDPEQSEVAGKVGYAPYPGSDISGTMLRRPHYGTWSLAIPKNSQKKRAAWRFIEWLSSTDVQIERARYGAQPSRQSAYDHLTQSGNEVFQTSPAFFQALYEGLTEYGIGRPKIKGYFEWSSTMQKWLTRSITQGMDPQKALSNAADDTRQLLEEQGY
- a CDS encoding carbohydrate ABC transporter permease → MSTTSPLDTDALLDRIGTLFVALAALVALFPIYWILTRSVMTTRTSFRLPPIWIPKTVTLDAYESILIQGAYFDYVVNSLVATLIAVVVGLLLGIPATYVIVRYDFGLNLDHHLGFFFLSIFMLPPIVATIPYFNIFRALGSLDSSLWLGLVYAVFTLPLIVWFTRGFIDDIPDSLGEAAEVDGATHLQTFYHIYLPLIKPGVGAAAIISFILTWNEYFFALVLTRTEAKTLPVATTEFVGQYNIAWNELSAGIVITIAPVAVFLLVTQRYIISGLTKGAVKE
- a CDS encoding substrate-binding domain-containing protein; the protein is MSAEQVALSGDDIERLRRGDYTVAIVFHYLKTDYVRLQREGLEERFEELGITVEGVYGADFDATKQTEVLNTLAERDIDALVSIPIDEIATADAYRNVAESGTDIVFIDNVPQGFEHPTDYAGTVSSDNRGLGIFAGRFLRDTVVRGEVGIIKLDAPFYVTSAREGGAREILEAAEDIELVAEAGFTDPDDVYELTEEMLVSNPDIEGLFVSWGDPPGMQAAAAVSDLGMDHVSITTTDLSVETTKSIASDGPIIATGGQFPYQQGQIEANMIGNSLLANSTPPFIASGVLPIHRGNLLDLYPKYFQTDPPEEITAYFNQ
- a CDS encoding sugar phosphate isomerase/epimerase family protein — translated: MVRLGINTWLYASFPVWTPSYTLEDTIDHVDDAGFDSIEFGAASPHAWPQYMNDDRQASIQERLDASDLTVSSICPALGGGPGPNPASPLEEERAAAREHYMGCLDVAEAFDSDTVIWVGGWRLQGQRFEDAWANQRNILEDVLDAAEKSGKTIAIEANAADVNLIETTQQQLRLLEEVDSPSAAAMMDTAHATHRGESPAAYIEELGEDLAHLHLADTDRLPPGEGDLSFRAMFDKLDDIGYDGHYTAEIFGGHLDPDEAAYTTRENLSAMLE
- a CDS encoding carbohydrate ABC transporter permease encodes the protein MSIDTFPSLRGVTWQSADRRTVFKYGMVLPAFLYAVAWIVYPMVFLLRLSLSEGVGGAFVGIENYVDVILSPSFHDAVVATLLFAVPSVGLEILFGTALAMAYNSVNRFERSIQTVLLLPMVLSTFAVGLMFRWFFSSNLGIINHLFGTVGLPEPVWLSDPQLAMVTVIVADVWQWTPFVFVLVYAGLQTIPVSLIEAAKIDGATRLQRFRYIILPQLYPVLLVTALIRLIMAFKGGDKIFAMTGGGPGGSTKTLTMLIYENAFSFLNTANAAAMSFLFLVFIILVSNVFIAALSRVNEAR